One Corynebacterium efficiens YS-314 DNA segment encodes these proteins:
- a CDS encoding GntP family permease produces the protein MTALPGTPQVQNIIPGQFFGTGSFAGAAIGIIGSIFVMVFGLAWLEFRTRQLRRKGEHFSSVHNGGEEELQNGNGTKQATVTLAEPANRVIPFLPLLTVFAVNFACTLYIFPAMDWSYLSGEQYGGITLANRAALWAVLVGITAAILLILLINARHFRELVRAVGEGAKNSMFPAFSTASEVGYGAVVASVAAFAVVRDSIFNMGANAIITSVVTVSITAGLTGSSSGGMTIALNALGDDLREMAIADDISLEVMHRLTAMASGGLDTLPHSGAVVTLLIVCGLTHKQSYKDVAMITIVGPVTAVALLVGAVSLGMF, from the coding sequence ATGACCGCACTGCCGGGCACACCCCAGGTGCAGAACATCATCCCGGGTCAGTTCTTCGGAACCGGCTCCTTCGCCGGTGCGGCTATCGGCATCATCGGTTCCATCTTCGTCATGGTGTTCGGCCTGGCCTGGTTGGAGTTCCGTACCCGTCAGCTGCGTAGGAAGGGCGAACACTTCTCCAGTGTGCATAACGGTGGAGAGGAGGAGCTGCAGAATGGAAACGGCACCAAGCAGGCCACGGTGACACTCGCAGAACCCGCCAACCGGGTTATCCCTTTCCTTCCCCTGCTCACGGTGTTCGCCGTCAACTTCGCCTGCACGCTGTACATCTTCCCCGCAATGGACTGGAGTTATCTCTCGGGTGAGCAGTACGGCGGGATCACCCTGGCCAACAGGGCGGCACTGTGGGCAGTTCTGGTGGGTATCACCGCCGCTATCCTACTCATCCTCCTGATCAATGCCCGACATTTCCGGGAGCTGGTCCGTGCCGTGGGTGAAGGGGCGAAAAACTCCATGTTCCCGGCATTCAGTACCGCCTCCGAGGTCGGATACGGTGCGGTTGTGGCCTCGGTGGCAGCGTTTGCCGTGGTTCGTGATTCCATCTTCAACATGGGTGCCAATGCCATCATCACCTCGGTGGTGACGGTTTCGATCACTGCTGGCCTGACCGGATCCTCCTCCGGTGGCATGACCATCGCCCTGAATGCACTGGGCGATGATCTCCGAGAGATGGCCATCGCCGATGACATCAGCCTCGAGGTCATGCACCGTCTGACCGCCATGGCCTCCGGTGGCCTGGATACGCTGCCACACTCCGGTGCCGTTGTCACGCTCCTGATCGTCTGCGGTCTCACCCACAAACAGTCCTACAAGGATGTCGCGATGATCACCATCGTGGGTCCAGTCACCGCCGTGGCACTGCTGGTCGGCGCGGTTTCCCTCGGAATGTTCTAA
- a CDS encoding GntP family permease, which yields MILGIIGILLSLALLITLAYRGMPVLIAAPIASIVALVFSQAPLLPAYTEIFMPAMAGFIGSFFPVFLTGAIFGMLMTVTGYAKSIAATVTSLIGSKAAIAATVITSALVTYGGISLFVVAFVMYPLARELFRVADIPRRLIPATIALGSSPSR from the coding sequence ATGATCCTCGGCATCATTGGAATCCTGTTATCTCTGGCCCTGTTGATCACACTCGCGTACCGGGGTATGCCGGTTCTCATCGCCGCCCCCATCGCATCAATTGTGGCGCTGGTGTTCTCCCAGGCGCCGCTGCTTCCGGCCTACACGGAGATCTTCATGCCCGCCATGGCCGGGTTCATCGGAAGCTTCTTCCCGGTGTTTCTCACCGGTGCCATCTTCGGCATGTTGATGACGGTGACCGGGTACGCGAAATCGATCGCCGCCACCGTCACCTCCCTGATCGGGAGCAAGGCTGCGATCGCCGCCACCGTGATCACCTCGGCCCTGGTGACCTACGGCGGCATCAGCCTCTTCGTGGTTGCCTTTGTCATGTACCCACTTGCCCGTGAGCTCTTCCGGGTGGCGGACATTCCCCGCCGGTTGATTCCCGCAACCATTGCCCTGGGCTCTTCACCTTCACGATGA
- a CDS encoding M23 family metallopeptidase, with protein MFNSGCTRNIFRRRLTLAAVAAGTVATAGLAGAPTATAQPAIPADFAAMSSQLTTVAPYNATIAAPSVVRPAHGTFTPGFGPRWGTMHNGIDIANAIGTPIYSVMSGTVINSGPASGYGQWIRVQHDDGSMAVYGHMSALYVSVGERVSAGQTIAGMGSEGFSTGSHLHFEIHPAGMGPVDPVGWFANHGIYF; from the coding sequence ATGTTCAACTCCGGATGCACCCGCAACATCTTCCGCAGGCGCCTCACCCTGGCCGCCGTGGCAGCCGGCACCGTCGCAACCGCCGGACTGGCCGGCGCACCCACCGCCACCGCACAGCCCGCCATCCCCGCGGACTTCGCCGCCATGTCCTCCCAGCTGACCACCGTCGCGCCATACAACGCCACGATCGCAGCACCCAGTGTGGTCCGCCCCGCCCACGGTACCTTCACCCCCGGGTTCGGTCCCCGCTGGGGAACCATGCACAACGGCATCGATATCGCCAACGCCATCGGCACCCCGATCTATTCCGTCATGAGCGGCACCGTGATCAACTCCGGCCCCGCCTCCGGTTACGGCCAGTGGATCCGCGTCCAGCACGACGACGGTTCCATGGCGGTCTACGGACACATGTCCGCACTCTATGTCTCCGTCGGCGAGCGGGTGTCTGCCGGCCAGACCATCGCCGGCATGGGCAGCGAGGGTTTCTCCACCGGCTCCCACCTCCACTTCGAGATCCACCCCGCCGGCATGGGACCGGTTGATCCGGTCGGCTGGTTCGCCAACCACGGCATCTACTTCTAG
- a CDS encoding membrane protein, with protein sequence MSEQGRSELKTKKKVRLSHVVFLIICFAVALALAWWQWTRFQSGSGTFQNLGYAFQWPVIGGFLIFAYRKYLEYENQSIDRENLAAELARHPDADKPRDTPPAGDAEEEDFMISRRPSLVDNPDAVTEIDDDFLPSRPTLDVEEFNRLNDPSRRRRHRA encoded by the coding sequence GTGAGTGAGCAAGGTCGGTCTGAATTGAAAACCAAGAAGAAGGTACGACTGAGCCATGTCGTTTTCCTTATTATCTGCTTCGCTGTGGCTCTGGCCCTGGCGTGGTGGCAGTGGACCCGCTTCCAGTCGGGTTCCGGTACGTTTCAGAACCTGGGTTATGCCTTCCAGTGGCCGGTGATCGGTGGTTTCCTCATCTTCGCCTACCGCAAGTATCTGGAGTATGAAAACCAGTCGATTGACCGGGAGAACCTGGCGGCCGAACTCGCCCGCCATCCGGACGCGGACAAGCCGCGGGATACCCCGCCTGCAGGGGATGCCGAGGAGGAGGATTTCATGATCTCCCGCCGCCCCAGCCTGGTGGACAACCCGGACGCGGTCACTGAGATCGATGATGACTTCCTCCCCAGCCGGCCCACCCTTGATGTTGAGGAATTCAACCGCCTCAATGATCCATCGCGTCGTCGACGCCACCGGGCCTGA
- a CDS encoding DUF3817 domain-containing protein, with the protein MTTPTQTIQIHPERKKRVRTALTAFSVAAWVTGVFLLALVVEMVMKYILQMDLPSWATFIPIAHGWVYIVFLLCTLNLGLKARWDPKRWFTTAIAGVVPLLSFFVENNRRKEVIETFQLDQPDTV; encoded by the coding sequence GTGACTACGCCGACCCAGACCATCCAGATCCACCCGGAGCGCAAGAAACGCGTCCGCACAGCACTGACCGCCTTCTCTGTTGCCGCATGGGTCACCGGTGTGTTCCTGCTGGCCCTGGTGGTGGAGATGGTGATGAAATACATCCTGCAGATGGACCTCCCCTCCTGGGCCACGTTCATCCCCATCGCCCACGGCTGGGTGTACATCGTCTTCCTGCTGTGCACCCTCAACCTGGGTCTGAAGGCGCGGTGGGATCCCAAGCGCTGGTTCACCACCGCTATCGCCGGTGTGGTGCCCCTGCTGTCCTTCTTCGTGGAGAACAACCGTCGCAAGGAGGTCATCGAGACCTTTCAGCTCGACCAGCCGGACACGGTCTGA
- a CDS encoding non-canonical purine NTP pyrophosphatase → MKLLVASNNAKKLGELQRILDQAGIENVELLALADVPSYPEPVEDGRTFTENALIKARAGASNTGLITLADDSGLEVDALNGMPGVLSARWAGKHGNDQANNDLLLAQIADIPEEHRGAAFVSVCAIVTPDGREFVEEGRWHGTLLREPVGTNGFGYDPLFVPMEESLIEGRDRSSAQLTAQEKDALSHRGKALRALVPAIAELAGQ, encoded by the coding sequence ATGAAGCTGCTTGTCGCCTCCAACAACGCCAAGAAACTGGGTGAACTCCAGCGCATCCTCGACCAGGCCGGCATCGAGAATGTGGAACTGCTCGCCCTGGCGGATGTCCCGTCCTACCCCGAACCCGTGGAGGACGGCCGCACCTTCACCGAGAACGCCCTGATCAAGGCCCGCGCCGGGGCCTCCAACACCGGCCTGATCACCCTGGCCGACGACTCCGGTCTGGAGGTCGATGCCCTCAACGGCATGCCCGGCGTGTTGTCCGCCCGGTGGGCGGGTAAACACGGCAACGACCAGGCCAACAATGATCTGCTGCTGGCACAGATTGCCGACATCCCGGAGGAACACCGGGGCGCGGCGTTCGTCTCCGTATGCGCGATCGTCACCCCGGATGGGCGGGAGTTCGTGGAGGAGGGCCGCTGGCATGGCACCCTGCTGCGCGAACCCGTGGGCACCAACGGCTTCGGCTACGACCCACTGTTCGTCCCCATGGAGGAATCCCTCATCGAGGGCCGCGACCGTTCCTCCGCGCAGCTGACCGCGCAGGAGAAGGACGCCCTGTCCCACCGTGGCAAGGCGCTGCGTGCCCTGGTGCCCGCCATTGCAGAGCTCGCCGGGCAGTAG
- the rph gene encoding ribonuclease PH, producing MTSTTSFTRADGRAQDQMRTVKITRGFTTNPAGSVLIEFGNTRVMCTASVELGVPRFKRDSGEGWLTAEYAMLPAATAERNRRESMAGKVKGRTHEISRLIGRSLRAAVDLSQLGENTIAIDCDVLQADGGTRTAAITGAYVALADAIRVLKEQGVVPGDPLLPPVAAVSVGLIDGQPCLDLPYEEDVRADVDMNVVMTESGEFVEIQGTGEETTFTRAQLNEMLDIAEKGCRELVHAQKAALGI from the coding sequence ATGACTTCAACAACGAGCTTCACCCGCGCCGACGGTCGCGCCCAGGACCAGATGCGTACCGTCAAGATCACCCGTGGTTTCACCACCAACCCCGCCGGCTCCGTGCTCATCGAGTTCGGCAACACCCGCGTCATGTGCACCGCATCCGTGGAACTGGGGGTACCCCGCTTCAAGCGTGACTCCGGCGAGGGCTGGCTCACCGCCGAGTACGCCATGCTGCCCGCCGCCACCGCGGAACGCAACCGCCGCGAGTCCATGGCCGGCAAGGTCAAGGGCCGCACCCACGAGATCTCCCGCCTGATCGGCCGTTCCCTGCGTGCCGCTGTGGACCTGTCCCAGCTCGGTGAGAACACCATCGCCATCGACTGTGATGTCCTCCAGGCCGACGGTGGCACCCGCACCGCCGCGATCACCGGTGCCTACGTCGCCCTCGCCGATGCCATCCGGGTGCTCAAGGAACAGGGCGTGGTCCCCGGCGACCCTCTGCTGCCCCCCGTGGCCGCCGTCTCCGTCGGGCTTATCGACGGCCAGCCCTGCCTCGACCTGCCCTACGAGGAGGATGTCCGCGCCGACGTGGACATGAACGTGGTCATGACCGAATCCGGTGAGTTCGTCGAGATCCAGGGCACCGGTGAGGAAACCACCTTCACCCGCGCCCAGCTCAACGAGATGCTCGACATCGCCGAGAAGGGCTGCCGTGAACTCGTCCATGCACAGAAGGCCGCCCTGGGAATCTGA
- a CDS encoding MBL fold metallo-hydrolase, with protein sequence MRLTILGSSGSVPAPGNPASGYLVSSPGAPSLLMDMGPGVLAALQKIQDPTDTHVAFSHLHTDHCADFASLLVWRRFHPYAPAPGRNLCFGPTDTPNRLGRLSSDDPEGIDDMADTFAFSPWVSGQPELVDKFTVTPFRVVHPIQAYAMRVEEHGTGATLAYSGDSAYTEALIDAARDVDVFLCETTWGPSCEGKIPGMHICGQDAGQIAAAAGVKKLIVTHVPPWADKEATLAAAAQYYDGPIELGVPGMEMTI encoded by the coding sequence ATGAGATTGACCATCCTCGGAAGCTCCGGAAGTGTGCCCGCACCGGGCAATCCCGCCTCCGGATATCTGGTGTCCTCCCCGGGCGCGCCCTCCCTGCTCATGGACATGGGCCCCGGGGTGCTTGCAGCTCTCCAAAAGATACAGGACCCCACGGACACCCATGTGGCCTTCTCCCATCTCCACACCGATCACTGCGCGGATTTCGCCTCCCTGTTGGTGTGGCGCCGCTTCCACCCCTACGCCCCCGCACCGGGGCGTAATCTGTGTTTCGGCCCCACGGACACCCCCAACCGTCTCGGGCGTCTGAGTTCGGATGATCCCGAGGGGATCGATGACATGGCCGACACCTTCGCCTTCTCCCCCTGGGTCAGTGGTCAGCCGGAGCTGGTGGACAAATTCACCGTCACCCCCTTCCGTGTGGTCCACCCCATCCAGGCCTATGCCATGCGGGTGGAGGAGCACGGCACCGGTGCCACCCTCGCCTATTCCGGGGACAGTGCCTACACCGAGGCGCTCATCGACGCGGCCCGGGATGTGGATGTCTTCCTCTGTGAGACCACCTGGGGTCCGTCGTGTGAGGGTAAGATCCCGGGCATGCACATCTGTGGTCAGGATGCCGGTCAGATCGCCGCGGCCGCCGGGGTGAAGAAACTGATCGTCACCCATGTCCCGCCGTGGGCGGATAAGGAGGCAACCCTCGCCGCCGCCGCGCAGTACTATGACGGACCCATCGAGCTGGGTGTACCGGGAATGGAGATGACCATCTAG
- the murI gene encoding glutamate racemase, which yields MIERPIPGADAPIGIFDSGVGGLTVARTIIDQLPHESIIYIGDTANGPYGPLPIARVREHALRIADELVERGCKMIVIACNTASAAFLRDARERYDVPVVEVILPAVRRAVAATRNGKVGVIGTVGTINSGAYQDLFAASPSIEVHAAACPRFVDFVERGITSGRQILNIAEGYLEPLQAQGVDTLVLGCTHYPLLSGVIQLAMGDHVTLVSSAEETAKDVLRILSQNDLLADPTMHPTPTYSFESTGDPELFSQLSRRFLGPVVTQIRHNMV from the coding sequence ATGATCGAACGACCCATCCCGGGTGCGGACGCCCCCATCGGAATCTTCGACTCCGGGGTCGGGGGGCTCACGGTGGCCCGCACGATCATCGACCAGCTGCCGCATGAATCGATCATCTACATCGGTGACACCGCCAACGGACCCTATGGTCCGCTGCCCATCGCGCGGGTCCGTGAGCACGCGCTGCGAATCGCCGATGAACTGGTGGAGCGCGGGTGCAAGATGATCGTCATCGCCTGCAACACCGCCTCGGCAGCCTTCCTGCGCGACGCCAGGGAGCGTTACGACGTCCCGGTGGTCGAGGTTATCCTTCCCGCGGTACGCCGTGCGGTGGCCGCCACCCGCAATGGGAAGGTCGGTGTCATCGGCACGGTGGGCACCATCAACTCGGGGGCTTACCAGGATCTGTTCGCAGCCAGCCCCTCCATCGAGGTGCATGCCGCGGCCTGCCCCCGGTTCGTTGATTTCGTGGAACGCGGCATCACCTCCGGCCGACAGATCCTCAACATCGCCGAGGGGTATCTCGAACCGCTCCAGGCACAGGGGGTGGACACCCTCGTGCTGGGGTGCACCCACTATCCGTTGCTCTCCGGTGTCATCCAGCTGGCCATGGGGGATCATGTCACCCTGGTCTCCAGCGCGGAGGAAACAGCCAAGGACGTGTTGCGCATCCTCAGCCAGAATGACCTCCTGGCGGATCCCACGATGCACCCCACGCCCACCTACAGCTTTGAATCAACCGGCGATCCGGAATTGTTCTCCCAGCTCAGCCGGAGGTTCCTCGGCCCGGTTGTGACCCAGATCCGTCATAATATGGTGTAA
- a CDS encoding MarR family winged helix-turn-helix transcriptional regulator encodes MTSENTVSATSDDVWLNQEQQDVWLNIWSMRVWLPARLDAQLKKQNGLSNFDYFALAQISMAPERRLRMSELAELSDMTLSHLSRVVTRLEKAGWVRREPDPTDGRATVAVLTEDGWDKVVEAAPGHVGEVRRLIFDNLTDEELKVLGTAMEKIIAALDPPRMPRV; translated from the coding sequence ATGACAAGCGAGAACACAGTTTCAGCGACTTCGGATGATGTCTGGTTGAACCAGGAACAGCAGGATGTATGGCTGAACATCTGGTCCATGCGCGTATGGCTCCCCGCTCGCCTTGATGCCCAGCTGAAGAAGCAGAACGGCCTCAGCAACTTCGACTACTTCGCCCTCGCACAGATCTCCATGGCTCCCGAGCGTCGTCTGCGCATGAGTGAACTGGCGGAACTGTCCGACATGACCCTGTCCCACCTCTCGCGCGTGGTGACCCGCCTGGAGAAGGCCGGCTGGGTCCGCCGCGAACCCGACCCCACCGACGGCCGTGCCACCGTGGCGGTGCTCACCGAGGACGGGTGGGACAAGGTGGTGGAGGCCGCGCCGGGACATGTCGGTGAGGTCCGCCGTCTCATCTTCGACAATCTCACCGATGAGGAGCTCAAGGTTCTGGGCACCGCGATGGAGAAGATCATCGCCGCGCTCGACCCACCCCGGATGCCCCGGGTGTAG
- a CDS encoding rhomboid family intramembrane serine protease has translation MSYNNFGNSPYNNTGFGSSGFTPPTGGPVKPWQRRTPQMGQQLKDKSSIRTGLTFAVGFVVVIWAVHFINVLTGGLLNYWGIHPLDTSALWHIFTSPLLHSNFDHLMSNTVPGAIFCFIIGMSGKRVFWEVTLLIVLIGGIGTWLFGGVGTNHIGASGLIYGWLGYLIVRGLFNRDFKQFLVGLALAFIYSGLFWGLLPIYPGVSWQAHLFGGVGGVAAGAFIASDDPAALRAKKEKKQLKKQMRKQGRQQGY, from the coding sequence ATGAGTTACAACAACTTCGGAAATTCCCCCTACAACAACACCGGATTCGGTTCCAGCGGATTCACCCCACCCACCGGCGGGCCTGTCAAACCCTGGCAGCGCCGCACACCCCAGATGGGCCAGCAGCTGAAGGACAAGTCCTCCATCCGGACGGGCCTGACCTTCGCGGTCGGTTTCGTGGTGGTGATCTGGGCGGTCCACTTCATCAACGTACTCACCGGTGGGCTGCTCAACTACTGGGGTATCCACCCCCTGGACACCAGCGCCCTGTGGCATATCTTCACCTCACCGCTGCTGCACTCCAACTTCGACCACCTCATGAGCAACACCGTGCCCGGTGCGATCTTCTGTTTCATCATCGGCATGAGTGGCAAACGGGTGTTCTGGGAGGTCACGCTGCTCATTGTGCTCATCGGCGGCATAGGCACCTGGCTGTTCGGCGGGGTGGGAACCAACCACATCGGTGCCTCCGGGCTGATCTACGGCTGGCTGGGATATCTCATCGTCCGGGGCCTGTTCAACCGTGATTTCAAACAATTCCTCGTCGGCCTGGCACTGGCCTTCATCTACTCGGGTCTGTTCTGGGGCCTGCTGCCCATCTACCCGGGTGTGTCCTGGCAGGCGCACCTGTTCGGTGGCGTCGGTGGCGTGGCCGCGGGGGCGTTCATCGCCTCCGATGACCCGGCGGCGCTGCGGGCGAAAAAGGAGAAGAAACAGCTGAAGAAGCAGATGAGGAAACAGGGGCGACAGCAGGGATACTGA
- a CDS encoding P1 family peptidase, translating into MLCDVPGIHLGHVTSGDTGVTVVVAPGGAFAGVDVRGGGPGTRETDLLEPHNTVQQVHAVALCGGSAYGLAAADGVMYALEERGIGFPVLGPDRPGPIVPIVPAAVIFDLLVGDPTNRPTREHGLTAVDHALAGRQREVSGSIGAGTGATAGHLRGGFGQASTTVGEFVVAAGIVANPVGEVVDPTTGTLYGAPGRPAVDVDKLAAVPHPAADLNTTIGVIATNAPVTKAQAKRLALTGHDGLARAVRPSHSPMDGDTLFALSTGDGTGVDATLLASLCAAAADCVQNAIVDAVTSASPGHGLTTYRELIP; encoded by the coding sequence ATGCTGTGCGATGTCCCGGGAATCCACCTGGGCCATGTCACCTCAGGTGACACCGGTGTGACCGTCGTGGTGGCACCGGGTGGTGCCTTCGCCGGGGTGGATGTCCGCGGCGGGGGACCGGGCACCCGGGAGACTGATCTCCTCGAACCCCACAACACGGTGCAGCAGGTCCATGCCGTGGCCCTGTGCGGTGGATCGGCCTATGGGCTGGCCGCCGCCGACGGGGTGATGTACGCACTGGAGGAACGCGGAATCGGTTTCCCGGTGCTGGGACCTGACCGACCGGGGCCGATCGTCCCGATCGTGCCCGCCGCGGTGATCTTCGACCTGCTGGTCGGTGATCCCACCAACCGTCCCACCCGTGAGCACGGGCTGACCGCCGTGGACCATGCGCTCGCCGGCCGCCAGCGTGAGGTCTCCGGCAGCATCGGCGCCGGCACCGGGGCCACCGCCGGTCACCTGCGTGGCGGTTTCGGTCAGGCCTCCACGACGGTGGGGGAGTTCGTGGTGGCCGCGGGCATCGTGGCGAACCCGGTCGGGGAGGTCGTCGACCCGACAACCGGCACCCTCTACGGGGCGCCGGGACGGCCGGCGGTGGACGTCGACAAGCTCGCTGCCGTGCCGCACCCCGCCGCGGACCTCAACACCACCATCGGCGTGATCGCCACCAACGCGCCCGTGACCAAGGCGCAGGCCAAACGCCTGGCACTGACCGGGCACGACGGGCTGGCGCGGGCGGTGCGTCCCTCGCATTCGCCGATGGACGGTGACACCCTCTTCGCCCTGTCCACCGGGGATGGAACAGGCGTGGACGCGACACTTCTGGCATCCTTGTGCGCAGCGGCCGCCGACTGCGTGCAGAACGCCATCGTCGACGCCGTCACCTCCGCCAGCCCGGGCCACGGGCTGACCACCTACCGAGAACTGATCCCATGA
- a CDS encoding DUF2017 domain-containing protein, translated as MQPWKRRKALMRSARYTCVLEPMEREVLGNLSAVVLEALIHRAQDAPKDPLAELTGIPSGHKEAPRDPALARLLPDFQQEGDEEYDGDNSLLRSLHENDITRQKIANLQVINSALGPDGGVAVSIPEEEAHAWLAGLNDIRLYLASGELKGGEAAEEDRENLVQWLAYNQESLLEAMMGS; from the coding sequence ATGCAGCCATGGAAGCGCAGGAAGGCGCTCATGAGATCCGCCCGGTACACCTGTGTGCTGGAACCGATGGAACGCGAGGTGCTGGGTAATCTGTCCGCGGTGGTGCTGGAGGCCCTGATCCACCGTGCGCAGGACGCGCCGAAGGATCCCCTGGCCGAATTGACCGGCATCCCGAGCGGGCACAAGGAGGCGCCCCGGGACCCCGCCCTGGCACGGTTGCTCCCGGATTTCCAGCAGGAGGGCGATGAGGAATACGACGGTGACAACTCACTCTTGCGCTCCCTCCATGAAAATGACATCACCCGGCAGAAGATCGCCAACCTGCAGGTGATCAACTCCGCACTCGGGCCGGATGGGGGCGTCGCGGTCTCCATCCCCGAGGAGGAGGCCCACGCCTGGCTGGCGGGACTCAATGACATCCGCCTCTACCTGGCCTCCGGGGAGCTCAAGGGCGGGGAGGCCGCGGAGGAGGACCGCGAGAATCTGGTGCAGTGGCTGGCCTACAACCAGGAATCCCTGCTGGAAGCGATGATGGGGTCCTGA
- the clpS gene encoding ATP-dependent Clp protease adapter ClpS, with translation MDVHTVSSENLPWLCIVWDDPVNLMSYVTYVFQTVLGYSRKRANELMMQVHTEGKAVVSSGEKDKVEGDVKKLHVAGLWATMQQAG, from the coding sequence ATGGATGTCCACACCGTCTCCAGCGAGAACCTGCCCTGGTTGTGCATCGTCTGGGATGACCCGGTGAATCTGATGAGTTATGTCACCTACGTCTTCCAGACTGTGTTGGGCTATAGCAGGAAACGTGCCAATGAGCTGATGATGCAGGTACACACCGAGGGCAAGGCGGTCGTCAGCTCCGGGGAGAAGGACAAGGTTGAAGGTGACGTGAAAAAGCTTCACGTCGCGGGCCTGTGGGCAACAATGCAGCAGGCCGGATAG
- a CDS encoding CAP domain-containing protein, which produces MRDLDSSIRAAIRRPGITNGTVVDSLTNLVPILSVLLTLVITVATVLTGLDDSSGDTDGDNPPPVVNEQMRTDLLRAINYHRDIPVDFDLELHASAQRQAVVNATAGGHKMTTADSGRILMLQAHQDTDSASVDDFLELWADDGLNYAALMHPDNREIGVGVAETDGTTYAVVQFRQL; this is translated from the coding sequence ATGCGGGATCTCGATTCCTCGATCAGGGCTGCGATCCGCAGGCCCGGCATTACCAACGGCACCGTGGTGGATTCCCTGACCAACCTGGTACCCATCCTGTCGGTCCTGTTGACGCTGGTCATCACCGTCGCCACGGTGCTCACCGGTCTGGATGATTCCAGTGGTGACACCGATGGTGACAACCCGCCGCCGGTGGTCAATGAACAGATGCGCACCGACCTGCTCCGGGCGATCAACTACCACCGGGACATCCCGGTCGATTTCGACCTCGAACTGCATGCCAGCGCCCAGCGACAGGCCGTGGTCAACGCCACCGCAGGTGGACATAAAATGACCACCGCCGATTCAGGGCGCATCCTCATGCTCCAGGCCCACCAGGACACCGACAGTGCCTCCGTGGATGACTTTCTCGAGCTGTGGGCGGACGATGGTTTGAACTACGCCGCACTGATGCACCCGGATAACCGGGAGATCGGAGTCGGGGTCGCCGAGACCGACGGAACCACCTATGCCGTGGTGCAGTTCAGACAGCTGTAG